A stretch of the Rhizobium sullae genome encodes the following:
- a CDS encoding alpha/beta fold hydrolase, with protein MRALALAAAIGVSGSALAQPADPQTKPTIVLVHGAFAESSSWNDVISELKRDGYTAIAAANPLRSVAGDAATVSAIVRSISGPVVLVGHSYGGPVITEAANGNANVKALVYVAAFAPETGESSLTLSEKFPGSTLAGAIATIALPDGGQDLYIQPDKFRVQFAADVSEDQAKLMAATQRPVTQAALAEPSGVASWKKLPSYMVYGSEDRNIPPTMMSFMAKRAHAVKAVVVEGASHAIMVSHPDAVASLIEEAASAK; from the coding sequence ATGAGAGCCCTGGCGCTCGCCGCAGCAATTGGCGTATCAGGCAGCGCGCTCGCGCAGCCGGCGGATCCGCAAACGAAGCCGACGATCGTGCTTGTGCACGGGGCTTTCGCGGAGTCTTCGAGCTGGAACGACGTCATTAGCGAATTGAAGCGAGACGGCTACACGGCCATCGCAGCGGCCAATCCGCTTCGCAGCGTTGCCGGAGATGCGGCGACAGTCTCCGCCATCGTCCGTTCGATCTCCGGACCGGTCGTGCTGGTAGGCCATTCCTATGGCGGGCCGGTCATCACCGAGGCTGCCAACGGCAACGCCAATGTGAAAGCTCTGGTCTACGTCGCCGCCTTTGCGCCGGAGACCGGCGAATCCAGCCTTACGCTCTCGGAGAAGTTCCCAGGCAGTACGTTGGCGGGCGCGATCGCTACGATCGCCCTGCCGGATGGGGGCCAGGATCTTTACATCCAGCCGGATAAGTTCCGTGTCCAGTTCGCCGCAGATGTTTCCGAAGATCAGGCCAAGCTGATGGCGGCGACCCAGCGGCCCGTGACGCAGGCCGCCCTTGCCGAACCTTCGGGCGTCGCCTCGTGGAAGAAGCTTCCTTCCTACATGGTCTACGGTTCGGAGGATCGCAATATCCCGCCGACTATGATGAGCTTCATGGCGAAGCGCGCACATGCGGTGAAGGCAGTGGTCGTCGAGGGAGCATCCCACGCGATCATGGTTTCACATCCCGACGCGGTCGCCTCGCTCATCGAGGAAGCCGCATCGGCAAAGTGA
- a CDS encoding response regulator transcription factor, with translation MTAPAADTDRPLVLVVDDDDEVRMSLQELMLSVGLDVSCYASPRELLESEFPERPGCLVLDVRMPGSSGLDLQHQLASRGNAKPIIFLTGHGDIPMSVQAMKAGAIDFLTKPVRDQTLLDAVIAGIERDVAQRAQAQTVKQHVERFATLTPRERQVLREVVHGRLNKQIAFELGISEITVKLHRSNVMRKMRTISVGELIRAWDALPADLREKPQP, from the coding sequence ATGACCGCGCCCGCCGCTGATACGGATCGCCCGTTGGTCCTGGTCGTCGATGACGACGATGAGGTGCGGATGTCGCTTCAGGAGCTCATGCTGTCCGTTGGTCTCGACGTCAGCTGTTACGCCTCGCCGCGCGAATTGCTGGAATCGGAGTTTCCCGAGCGGCCAGGCTGCCTGGTGCTCGACGTTCGCATGCCCGGATCGAGTGGTCTCGACCTTCAACATCAACTCGCTTCAAGGGGAAACGCAAAGCCCATCATCTTCCTCACTGGCCATGGCGACATTCCCATGTCGGTGCAAGCGATGAAGGCTGGAGCCATCGACTTCCTCACAAAGCCGGTTCGCGACCAGACTTTGCTCGATGCAGTGATAGCCGGTATCGAGCGGGATGTCGCACAGCGGGCACAAGCCCAGACGGTTAAGCAGCACGTCGAGCGGTTCGCGACCCTGACGCCTCGCGAACGGCAGGTCCTGCGCGAAGTCGTGCACGGCCGGCTCAACAAGCAGATCGCCTTCGAACTCGGCATCAGCGAGATCACTGTCAAGCTCCACCGCAGCAATGTAATGCGCAAGATGCGGACGATTTCAGTGGGGGAGCTCATCCGCGCCTGGGACGCTCTGCCCGCAGACCTTCGCGAAAAGCCTCAACCATAG
- a CDS encoding TetR/AcrR family transcriptional regulator C-terminal domain-containing protein, protein MRLQEDSLIVSGDAGSLARQFHGMILTELQMGRLLFNQPMPTDAQLSKHVDNAIDILMVGIEKVK, encoded by the coding sequence GTGCGCTTGCAGGAGGACTCACTTATCGTTAGCGGCGATGCAGGATCGCTTGCTCGACAGTTTCACGGCATGATCCTCACGGAACTCCAAATGGGACGTCTTCTCTTCAATCAGCCGATGCCAACTGACGCACAGTTGTCCAAACACGTCGATAACGCGATCGATATCCTGATGGTCGGTATTGAAAAGGTTAAGTAA
- a CDS encoding VOC family protein, producing MHYSRLCALLIDCKMPDVDAAAGFWAEALGRPVDLNHPGSRDSYRMLATPPDEPIVQIQQVDHESRVHIDIETDDIPAEVARLEKLGAKVVNRLERWVVMQAPTGQRFCVVRVQRPGFPKNANLWD from the coding sequence ATGCACTATTCCCGCCTGTGTGCTTTGCTGATCGATTGTAAGATGCCTGACGTCGATGCCGCCGCTGGCTTTTGGGCTGAGGCACTGGGTCGCCCAGTAGACCTCAACCACCCGGGTAGCCGCGACAGCTACCGAATGCTGGCGACGCCGCCCGATGAACCCATCGTGCAAATCCAGCAGGTGGACCACGAGAGCCGTGTCCATATAGACATTGAGACCGATGACATTCCCGCGGAAGTCGCGCGCCTTGAGAAGCTTGGAGCAAAAGTCGTGAACCGGCTGGAGCGCTGGGTGGTGATGCAAGCCCCCACTGGCCAACGCTTCTGCGTCGTGCGTGTACAGCGCCCTGGTTTTCCGAAGAATGCCAATCTGTGGGATTAG
- a CDS encoding DUF2161 domain-containing phosphodiesterase, which yields METSLYLPVKGFLEKAGYIVKGEVGGCDIVGLSIDDPPVVVICELKLSFNLELILQAVDRAAVSDEVWIAARVSAKGKGREADKRYRDLCRRLGIGMLGISDAGDVGIIVGSVSPMPRSNPKRRSKLMREHQRRRGDPALGGSTRAPVMTAYRQQALGCAAALASGPLRVREIRSSVPDAGKILLSNVYGWFERLDRGVYGLTDAGREALQRWPQPDCRPINSQPGLTFAQQ from the coding sequence ATGGAAACTTCGCTTTACTTGCCCGTCAAAGGCTTTCTCGAGAAGGCAGGTTATATCGTCAAGGGCGAAGTTGGCGGCTGCGACATTGTCGGCCTCAGTATTGACGATCCGCCTGTTGTCGTAATCTGCGAGTTAAAACTGAGCTTCAATCTGGAGCTCATACTGCAGGCCGTCGACCGGGCTGCCGTTTCAGATGAGGTATGGATCGCCGCCAGGGTTTCAGCCAAGGGCAAAGGACGGGAGGCCGACAAACGGTACCGTGACCTATGCCGCAGGCTCGGCATCGGCATGCTCGGCATTTCCGATGCCGGCGATGTCGGCATTATTGTCGGTTCCGTATCGCCGATGCCGCGAAGCAATCCGAAACGGCGTTCGAAGCTCATGCGCGAACACCAGAGACGGCGCGGTGATCCAGCACTAGGTGGGAGCACACGCGCGCCAGTTATGACGGCGTACCGCCAGCAGGCACTCGGCTGCGCAGCAGCACTGGCGTCAGGACCGTTGCGCGTGCGTGAAATCAGATCCAGCGTACCGGATGCCGGGAAGATTTTGCTTTCGAATGTCTACGGCTGGTTCGAACGGCTCGACAGAGGCGTCTACGGCTTGACAGACGCTGGACGGGAAGCACTCCAGCGATGGCCGCAGCCGGACTGCAGGCCGATCAATAGCCAACCCGGCCTTACTTTCGCTCAACAATAG
- a CDS encoding agmatinase yields MTISPPFLGFPDRLADGRRPRAVIFGAGHGSTYRGKDSSGYALAADAIRAASQDDAALVDHWDFDLAGSLFDGKPACCIDAGDIPTTMHDNAGNQARIEAKTREVLTLPAVPILLGGDDSVPIPFLAGFADHGPVWILQIDAHIDWRDELHGERYGYSSPMRRASEMPHVVGIVQVGLRSVGSARVADIEAARHYGSRFVTAREIHAQGVEAALRHIPEGARVVVTLDCDGLDPSIMPGVAARTPGGLTYTQVIDLIAGLGRRARIAGFDLVELYPPADIDGLSALIAARLLVNAIGAIVRQI; encoded by the coding sequence ATGACCATCTCGCCTCCTTTTCTCGGCTTTCCCGATCGCCTCGCCGACGGCCGCAGGCCGCGTGCCGTGATCTTCGGAGCCGGTCACGGCAGCACCTATCGCGGCAAGGACAGCAGCGGCTACGCCTTGGCCGCCGACGCCATCCGCGCGGCAAGCCAGGACGATGCCGCGCTCGTCGACCACTGGGATTTCGATCTCGCCGGCTCGCTGTTCGACGGCAAGCCGGCCTGCTGCATCGACGCCGGCGATATCCCGACCACCATGCATGACAATGCCGGCAACCAGGCCCGGATCGAGGCGAAAACGCGCGAGGTCCTGACATTGCCGGCCGTACCGATCCTCCTCGGTGGCGACGATTCCGTGCCCATTCCCTTCCTCGCCGGCTTTGCAGATCACGGGCCGGTCTGGATCCTGCAGATCGACGCCCATATCGACTGGCGCGACGAGTTGCATGGCGAACGCTACGGCTATTCGAGCCCGATGCGCCGGGCAAGCGAGATGCCGCATGTCGTTGGAATCGTGCAAGTCGGTCTGCGTAGCGTCGGCAGCGCGCGCGTTGCCGACATCGAAGCGGCGCGGCATTATGGCAGCCGCTTCGTGACGGCCCGCGAGATTCACGCCCAAGGCGTCGAAGCCGCTCTCCGGCATATTCCGGAAGGAGCGCGGGTCGTGGTCACTCTTGATTGCGACGGCCTCGATCCCAGCATCATGCCGGGCGTGGCGGCGCGTACGCCCGGCGGCCTCACCTACACGCAGGTGATCGACCTGATCGCAGGCCTTGGCAGGCGCGCCAGGATCGCAGGATTCGACCTTGTCGAGCTCTATCCTCCCGCCGATATCGACGGCCTGTCGGCGCTCATCGCCGCGCGCCTTCTCGTCAACGCGATCGGCGCCATTGTCCGGCAGATTTGA
- a CDS encoding error-prone DNA polymerase yields MTATERYAELQVTSHFSFLRGASSCEELFARAAGLGIEALAIVDRNSLAGIVRAHQAARDTGVRLIVGCRLDLTDGLSVLVYPTDRPTYARLCRLLSLGKKRAGKAKCRLDWADLVAYGEGLIAVFIPDHADETCALNLRRLREAFGDRAYLALTLRRRPNDQLRLHELSNMAAAARVPTVVTNDVLFHDPERRILQDVVTCIRHNITIDDAGFRRERHSDRYLKPPEEMARLFNRYPEALARTIEIMERCRFSLDELAYQYPEERSHPELTPQQTLEQLTWEGAAERYPEGLPDKVRGNLEHELRLIEKLEYAPYFLTVNSIVRFARSKDILCQGRGSAANSAVCYVLGVTSIDPDRNDLLFERFVSEQRREPPDIDVDFEHERREIVMQWVFDTYGRDHAALCSTVIRYRSKGAVRDVGKALGLPEDMTKMLSSQVWGWGEDVGARHAEDLNLNLGDRRLRLTLDLARQLMGAPRHLSQHPGGFVLTRDRLDELVPIEPAAMVDRQVIEWDKDDIDILKFMKVDCLALGMLSCMKRGFNLLAEHKGITVDLATIPAEDPRTYAMIRKADTLGTFQIESRAQMSMLPRIKPRTFYDLVIEVAIVRPGPIQGDMVHPYLRRREGKEKVDYPKPELEKVLGKTLGVPLFQEQAMRVAIECAGFTPGEADQLRRAMATFKHTGGVSKFGQKLIAGMVANGYEPEFAVKTFKQLEGFGSYGFPESHAASFALIAYASSWLKCWHPDVFCAALLNAQPMGFYAPAQIVRDARNHGVEVRPACVNLSRWDCTLEPTDDEDRFAVRLGLRMVKGLANADAAAIITARAGQPFVSVDDLWRRAAVPAASLVQLAEADAFQPSLKLARREALWAIKALRDEPLPLFAAASARENATVVEIDEPIVALRPMTAGGEVVEDYGHVGLTLRSHPLSFLRADLNRRRIVTCSEAMQARDGKWLEAAGLVLVRQRPGSAKGVMFITLEDETGIANLVVWVKVFEKYRKIVLGAGMIGVYGRIQREGDVVHLVAHRLTDLSAELASVGDRDMAFPLPHGRGDEFHHGAPRPDPRGLSKGLRPRDIVDPYMHLDAIKVKTRDFR; encoded by the coding sequence ATGACGGCAACTGAACGATATGCCGAACTGCAGGTCACCTCGCACTTTTCGTTCCTGCGCGGAGCGTCCTCCTGCGAGGAACTGTTCGCGCGGGCGGCCGGACTCGGCATTGAGGCCTTGGCGATCGTCGATCGCAATTCGCTCGCCGGTATCGTCCGCGCTCATCAGGCGGCCAGGGATACCGGCGTCCGGCTGATCGTCGGCTGTCGCCTTGATCTCACCGACGGTCTGTCGGTGCTTGTCTATCCGACTGACCGGCCGACCTATGCGCGGCTCTGCCGTTTGCTGTCGCTCGGCAAGAAACGCGCCGGCAAGGCGAAATGCCGCCTCGATTGGGCAGATCTCGTCGCCTATGGCGAGGGGCTGATTGCCGTCTTCATCCCGGACCACGCCGATGAGACCTGCGCTCTCAACCTGCGTCGCCTGCGCGAGGCCTTCGGTGATCGCGCCTATCTGGCACTGACGCTGCGCCGAAGGCCGAACGATCAACTGCGTCTGCACGAACTGTCGAACATGGCGGCGGCGGCGCGGGTGCCGACGGTGGTGACCAATGACGTGCTGTTTCACGATCCCGAGCGACGCATCCTGCAGGATGTCGTCACCTGCATCCGCCACAACATCACCATTGATGATGCCGGCTTTAGGCGTGAACGGCATTCCGATCGCTATCTAAAACCACCGGAAGAAATGGCGCGGCTCTTTAACCGCTATCCGGAGGCGCTTGCCCGCACCATCGAAATCATGGAGCGCTGCCGTTTCTCGCTCGATGAACTCGCCTATCAATATCCGGAGGAACGCTCGCATCCGGAACTGACACCGCAGCAGACGCTGGAGCAGCTCACCTGGGAAGGGGCGGCTGAGCGTTATCCCGAAGGTCTGCCGGACAAGGTGCGGGGGAACCTCGAGCACGAGCTGCGACTGATCGAGAAGCTCGAATACGCACCATACTTCCTGACGGTGAACTCGATCGTCCGCTTTGCTCGCTCAAAGGACATTCTCTGTCAGGGCAGGGGATCGGCTGCCAATTCCGCTGTCTGTTATGTGCTTGGCGTTACCTCAATCGACCCGGACCGCAACGACCTGCTGTTCGAGCGCTTCGTTTCGGAACAGCGCCGCGAGCCGCCCGATATCGACGTCGATTTCGAGCACGAACGGCGCGAGATCGTCATGCAATGGGTGTTCGACACCTATGGTCGCGACCATGCTGCTTTGTGTTCGACCGTCATCCGCTATCGCTCGAAGGGGGCTGTCCGCGACGTCGGCAAGGCGTTAGGCCTGCCGGAGGATATGACGAAGATGCTGTCATCGCAGGTCTGGGGCTGGGGCGAGGATGTCGGTGCCAGGCATGCCGAGGATCTCAATCTGAACCTTGGCGACCGGCGCCTGCGCCTGACACTGGATCTCGCCCGGCAACTGATGGGCGCTCCGCGCCATCTCTCGCAGCATCCCGGCGGCTTCGTGCTTACCCGTGACCGCCTCGATGAACTCGTGCCGATCGAGCCGGCGGCGATGGTCGACCGCCAGGTGATCGAATGGGACAAGGACGACATCGACATCTTGAAATTCATGAAGGTCGACTGCCTGGCGCTCGGCATGCTCTCCTGCATGAAGCGCGGCTTCAATCTGCTTGCCGAGCATAAGGGCATCACTGTCGATCTGGCGACCATCCCGGCGGAGGATCCACGCACCTATGCGATGATCAGAAAGGCCGACACACTTGGCACTTTCCAGATCGAAAGCCGGGCGCAGATGTCGATGCTGCCGCGGATCAAGCCACGCACCTTCTATGACCTCGTCATCGAGGTGGCGATCGTCCGCCCCGGCCCGATCCAGGGCGACATGGTGCATCCCTATCTTCGTCGCCGTGAGGGCAAGGAGAAGGTGGATTATCCCAAGCCCGAACTGGAAAAGGTGCTCGGCAAGACGCTCGGTGTGCCGCTCTTCCAGGAGCAGGCAATGCGCGTGGCGATTGAATGCGCCGGTTTCACGCCGGGAGAGGCCGATCAGTTGCGCCGCGCCATGGCGACCTTCAAGCATACCGGTGGGGTATCGAAATTCGGGCAAAAACTGATCGCCGGCATGGTGGCAAACGGCTATGAGCCGGAATTTGCGGTAAAGACGTTCAAACAGCTCGAAGGCTTCGGCAGCTACGGATTTCCGGAAAGCCACGCGGCCTCCTTCGCGTTGATCGCCTACGCGTCCTCCTGGCTGAAATGCTGGCATCCCGACGTTTTCTGCGCCGCTCTCCTCAATGCCCAGCCGATGGGTTTTTACGCACCGGCCCAGATTGTTCGCGATGCCCGCAATCACGGCGTCGAGGTGCGCCCCGCCTGCGTCAACTTGAGCCGCTGGGATTGCACGCTGGAGCCGACGGATGACGAAGACCGGTTTGCCGTACGGCTGGGGCTACGCATGGTCAAGGGTCTTGCCAATGCCGACGCCGCGGCGATCATCACCGCACGCGCCGGCCAGCCCTTCGTCTCGGTCGATGATCTCTGGCGCCGCGCTGCGGTGCCGGCAGCCTCTCTGGTTCAGCTTGCCGAAGCGGATGCGTTTCAGCCTTCGCTGAAACTTGCCCGGCGCGAGGCGCTCTGGGCGATCAAAGCGCTGCGCGACGAGCCGCTGCCACTGTTTGCCGCCGCATCGGCTCGGGAGAACGCGACCGTGGTGGAGATCGATGAGCCGATCGTGGCGCTCAGGCCGATGACGGCAGGCGGCGAGGTGGTCGAGGATTATGGTCATGTCGGGCTGACACTGCGGAGCCATCCGCTGTCGTTCCTGCGTGCCGATCTCAACCGCCGGCGTATCGTCACTTGCTCAGAAGCGATGCAGGCGCGCGACGGCAAGTGGCTGGAGGCCGCCGGCCTTGTTCTCGTCCGCCAGCGGCCGGGCTCCGCCAAGGGTGTCATGTTCATCACGCTTGAAGACGAGACCGGCATCGCCAATCTCGTCGTCTGGGTGAAAGTGTTCGAGAAGTATCGCAAGATCGTTCTCGGCGCCGGGATGATCGGCGTCTATGGCCGCATCCAGCGGGAAGGGGACGTCGTGCATCTGGTCGCCCACCGGCTGACCGATCTGTCAGCGGAACTCGCAAGCGTTGGCGATCGGGACATGGCATTTCCGTTGCCGCATGGGCGTGGCGACGAGTTTCATCATGGTGCGCCGAGACCCGATCCACGCGGGTTGTCGAAGGGGCTGCGTCCGAGGGATATCGTGGATCCTTATATGCATCTCGACGCGATCAAGGTGAAGACGCGGGATTTCCGGTGA
- a CDS encoding Y-family DNA polymerase translates to MPRVVSLFLPMWSTDRLRRRLGDAAPPPETPLVLIGRQQRRRLVLAVDQAARAAGLRIGMPATKAQALVTGLVVMDADPAADTEALERLALWALQRYAPIVAADPPDSLVIDTTGADHLHGGEELMLSGMVNRFFASGIAARAAVADTWGAAHASARFRANPTLVVPPGTQADVIRDLPIAALRVDPAIVDGLRVLGFNTVGELTSQPRAPLALRFGPELGRRLDQAMGRIAEPIDPVRTPELVEVRRAFGEPIAAAETIARYTAKLVDQLCHALEEKGLGARRVDLLFHRVDSSYQAIRAGTATPIRDVKRLTRLLTDRIETIEPGFGIEIMSLTATHAEPLVARQVISSLVEEPEADVSGLIDILGNRIGERRLYRFAPVASDVPERSVTRVAPMTPDNGETWPDHWARPARLLLHPEPIETMALLPDHPPVSFTWRGTRRRVKRADGPERVFGEWWKRDAELVAVRDYFQIEDDAGERYWIFRAGDGEHSETGSHKWFLHGIFG, encoded by the coding sequence ATGCCAAGGGTCGTATCGCTCTTCCTTCCGATGTGGTCCACGGATCGCCTCAGACGGAGATTGGGCGACGCCGCGCCTCCGCCTGAGACGCCGCTCGTCCTAATCGGCCGCCAGCAGAGGCGGCGCCTCGTGCTGGCCGTCGATCAGGCAGCACGCGCGGCCGGCTTGCGGATCGGGATGCCGGCAACCAAGGCGCAGGCACTGGTGACCGGCCTCGTCGTCATGGATGCGGATCCGGCCGCCGACACCGAGGCGCTCGAACGTCTGGCGCTTTGGGCGCTGCAACGCTATGCGCCGATCGTTGCCGCCGATCCGCCTGACAGTCTGGTGATCGACACGACCGGCGCCGATCACCTGCATGGCGGCGAGGAGCTGATGCTGTCGGGCATGGTCAACCGCTTCTTCGCCTCGGGCATTGCCGCACGCGCGGCAGTCGCAGACACCTGGGGTGCCGCCCATGCCAGTGCGCGATTCCGGGCCAACCCGACGCTTGTCGTTCCGCCGGGTACGCAGGCTGACGTCATCCGAGATCTGCCGATCGCCGCGCTGCGGGTCGACCCAGCCATCGTCGATGGTCTTCGGGTTCTCGGCTTCAACACGGTCGGCGAACTTACGAGCCAGCCGCGCGCCCCGCTGGCCCTTCGCTTCGGGCCGGAACTCGGCCGCCGTCTCGATCAGGCGATGGGACGGATCGCCGAGCCGATCGATCCGGTGCGCACGCCGGAGCTGGTCGAGGTCCGCCGTGCTTTTGGCGAGCCGATCGCCGCGGCCGAGACAATCGCGCGCTATACCGCCAAGCTCGTCGACCAGCTCTGTCACGCGCTCGAGGAAAAAGGTCTCGGCGCCCGCCGCGTCGATCTCTTGTTCCACCGCGTCGACAGCTCCTATCAGGCCATCCGGGCCGGAACCGCGACGCCGATTCGCGACGTCAAGCGGCTGACGCGGTTGCTCACCGACCGGATCGAGACCATCGAACCCGGCTTCGGCATCGAGATCATGTCGCTGACGGCGACCCATGCCGAACCGCTCGTCGCGCGGCAGGTGATCTCGTCGCTGGTCGAGGAACCGGAAGCCGATGTTTCCGGGTTGATCGACATCCTTGGCAACCGCATCGGCGAGAGGCGGCTCTATCGTTTCGCGCCGGTTGCCAGCGATGTGCCCGAGCGTTCCGTTACCCGCGTGGCGCCGATGACCCCGGACAATGGCGAGACCTGGCCGGATCACTGGGCGCGACCGGCCCGGCTGCTTTTGCATCCCGAGCCGATCGAGACGATGGCGCTGTTGCCCGATCATCCGCCAGTCAGTTTCACCTGGCGTGGCACGCGACGCCGCGTCAAGCGTGCCGATGGCCCCGAGCGTGTCTTCGGCGAATGGTGGAAGAGGGATGCTGAACTGGTCGCGGTCCGGGACTATTTCCAGATCGAGGACGATGCCGGCGAGCGCTACTGGATCTTTCGCGCCGGTGACGGTGAGCACAGCGAAACCGGCAGCCACAAATGGTTCCTCCATGGGATATTCGGATGA
- a CDS encoding ImuA family protein: protein MRDRAVNTIIAELRERIERLEGGVVRGRATLPFAVPAIDRRLPGGGLALGALHEVAGGGNGAIDGAAAALFAAGIAARTKGKVLWCVTRPDLFAPALAQVGLLPGRVIYVEAGDEKALLSCIEEGLRHGGLGAVVGELARLSITASRRLQLAAESSGTIGIAIRRWRRQTEASDFGQPTASVTRWRVSVLPSSPLPVPGVGRARWLLELIRCRAGESADFEVEAPDAKGRIALPSDVVHGSPQTEIGRRRASA from the coding sequence ATGCGTGACCGCGCCGTCAACACTATCATCGCCGAGCTGCGCGAACGCATCGAGCGGCTGGAGGGCGGGGTGGTTCGTGGTCGGGCGACACTTCCATTCGCCGTTCCGGCGATCGACCGCCGGCTGCCGGGAGGCGGGCTGGCGCTGGGTGCGCTGCATGAGGTTGCTGGCGGCGGCAATGGCGCGATCGATGGCGCCGCGGCAGCACTGTTTGCCGCCGGGATCGCGGCGCGTACCAAGGGCAAGGTGCTCTGGTGCGTCACACGGCCGGACCTCTTCGCACCGGCACTTGCCCAGGTGGGCCTGCTGCCTGGGCGGGTCATCTATGTCGAAGCGGGTGACGAGAAGGCACTACTCTCCTGCATTGAGGAGGGACTGCGCCATGGCGGGCTTGGCGCTGTCGTCGGCGAACTGGCACGGCTTTCGATAACAGCGTCCCGCCGGCTGCAGCTTGCCGCCGAAAGTTCAGGCACGATCGGCATCGCCATCCGCCGCTGGCGGCGGCAGACCGAGGCTTCCGACTTCGGGCAACCGACCGCATCGGTTACACGCTGGCGCGTCTCGGTGTTGCCGTCTTCTCCCTTGCCGGTTCCAGGCGTCGGCCGCGCCCGCTGGCTGCTTGAACTTATCCGCTGTCGCGCCGGTGAAAGTGCTGATTTTGAAGTGGAGGCCCCAGATGCCAAGGGTCGTATCGCTCTTCCTTCCGATGTGGTCCACGGATCGCCTCAGACGGAGATTGGGCGACGCCGCGCCTCCGCCTGA
- the dinB gene encoding DNA polymerase IV translates to MLIAREPEGDGRSGADAVPSPAGGVRKILHVDMDAFYASVEQRDNPALRGKPVAVGYPEARGVVAAASYEARKFGVHSAMPSVTARRKCPELIFVPHRFDVYRAVSEQIHAIFSDYTHLIEPLSLDEAYLDVTENLKGMEFATEIAEQIRARIRAETGLTASAGVSYNKFLAKMASDQRKPDGLFVITPKQGPAFVEALPVKKFHGVGPATAEKMLRLGIETGADLKARDRAFLQQQFGKSGPYFYWIARGIDEREVKPDRVRKSIGAEDTFREDIHDVEAASAALQPLIDKVWRYCETNGIRGKTVTLKVKWGDFTQITRSKTAAVPATSAAEIAAIVELLLLPMFPVPKGIRLLGVTLSSLDHDDEKDEPQLAFAL, encoded by the coding sequence ATGTTGATCGCGCGGGAGCCGGAAGGCGATGGCAGGAGCGGAGCCGACGCGGTTCCCTCCCCTGCCGGCGGCGTGCGCAAGATTCTGCATGTGGACATGGACGCGTTCTATGCCTCGGTCGAGCAGCGCGATAATCCGGCGCTCCGCGGCAAACCGGTCGCCGTCGGCTATCCGGAGGCGCGGGGCGTGGTCGCCGCCGCCAGTTACGAGGCACGCAAATTCGGTGTCCATTCGGCGATGCCCTCGGTGACCGCCAGGCGCAAATGTCCAGAGCTGATCTTCGTGCCACACCGCTTCGACGTCTACCGGGCGGTATCGGAGCAGATTCATGCGATCTTTTCCGATTACACGCACCTGATCGAACCGCTGTCGCTCGACGAAGCCTATCTCGACGTCACCGAAAACCTCAAGGGCATGGAGTTCGCAACCGAGATCGCCGAGCAAATCCGCGCCAGGATCAGGGCCGAGACCGGGCTTACAGCATCGGCCGGTGTTTCGTACAACAAATTCCTCGCCAAGATGGCCTCCGACCAGCGCAAGCCCGACGGATTGTTTGTCATCACGCCGAAGCAGGGTCCAGCCTTCGTCGAGGCCCTGCCCGTCAAGAAGTTCCACGGTGTCGGACCCGCGACAGCTGAGAAGATGCTGAGGCTCGGGATTGAGACCGGCGCCGATCTGAAAGCCCGCGATCGCGCCTTCCTGCAGCAGCAGTTCGGGAAATCGGGGCCATATTTCTACTGGATCGCCCGCGGTATCGACGAGCGCGAGGTCAAGCCGGATCGCGTCCGCAAATCCATCGGCGCCGAGGATACCTTTCGGGAGGATATTCATGATGTGGAGGCCGCCAGCGCCGCCCTGCAGCCATTGATCGACAAGGTCTGGCGCTATTGCGAGACCAACGGCATTCGCGGCAAGACCGTGACGCTGAAGGTGAAGTGGGGAGATTTCACGCAGATCACCAGGAGCAAGACCGCAGCCGTACCGGCTACGAGCGCGGCCGAAATCGCTGCCATTGTGGAGCTGTTGCTGTTGCCGATGTTTCCTGTTCCAAAAGGAATCCGACTGCTGGGCGTGACCCTCTCGTCCCTCGACCATGATGATGAGAAAGACGAACCGCAGCTCGCATTTGCTTTATGA